The region GTCGGGCTCAAAGTTCAAACCCATGAGCTCGCCAGCGAATTTCTGGAAAGTTATTCTCCCGATCATCCCGGCTGCCTGGTACTCGATGTCCGCATCCCCGGCATGAGTGGTCTCGAACTGCAGGAGAAACTCAGGGAACGTGGTTATGACATTCCCGTCATCATCGTCTCCGGTTACGGAGATGTTCCCATGGCGGTCCGTGCCATGAAAGCGGGAGCCGTTGATTTCCTGGAAAAGCCGGTCAGCGACCAGGTTCTGCTGGACTACATCCAGAAAGGCATCGAACGCGATATCCAAAACAAGGCGAATCGAGAGCAGAACAAAGAACTCGTGGAACGCAAAGCGACGCTCACCCGCCGCGAAAATGAAGTCATGAAATATGTCGTCTCGGGTTTCTCCAGCCGCGAAATTGCAGAGAAGTTAAATGTCAGCTTTAAGACGGTCGAAGCCCACCGCG is a window of Gimesia chilikensis DNA encoding:
- a CDS encoding response regulator transcription factor; amino-acid sequence: MTIQQEATVFVVDDDPAIRKSLRWLIESVGLKVQTHELASEFLESYSPDHPGCLVLDVRIPGMSGLELQEKLRERGYDIPVIIVSGYGDVPMAVRAMKAGAVDFLEKPVSDQVLLDYIQKGIERDIQNKANREQNKELVERKATLTRRENEVMKYVVSGFSSREIAEKLNVSFKTVEAHRAKIMKKMQAKSVPKLIQMELQIQGSPTPSQER